Proteins from a genomic interval of Falco rusticolus isolate bFalRus1 chromosome 7, bFalRus1.pri, whole genome shotgun sequence:
- the LOC119150931 gene encoding cytochrome P450 1A4-like produces MPAAMKAVMSLVGSQGTVSATEVLLAAAVFCLVFLLLQSLQQHVPKELKSPPGPRGYPILGNVLELRKDTHLVLTRLSQKYGDVMEVRIGTRPVLVLSGLDTIKQALVKQGEDFMGRPDLHSFQYISNGQSLAFSPDSGEVWKARRKLAQNALKTFSIAPSPTSSSTCLLEEHVSKEADYLVTKFLQLMDEEKSFDLNRYLVVSVANVICAICFGKRYEHNDQELLSLVNLGNEFGDVAAAGNPADFIPMLRYLPSRTMHLFKDINRRFSFFVQKIVQEHYTSFDKEHIRDITDSLIEHCQEKSTGEDACVLLSNEKIISIVNDLFGAGFDTVTTGLSWSLMYVALYPNIQKKIHEELDQTIGWERRPRLSDRGMLPYTEAFILEMFRHSSFLPFTIPHSTTKATVLNGYYIPKDTCVFINQWQVNHDETLWKDPSTFNPERFLNAAGTEISRTESDKVMAFGLGKRRCIGESIGRWEIFLFLTTMLQQLEFSLLPGEEVDITPQYGLTMKYKKCECFQIKKRFPVKNSA; encoded by the exons ATGCCGGCAGCGATGAAGGCTGTGATGTCGCTGGTGGGAAGCCAAGGCACTGTCTCGGCCACTGAGGTCCTTCTCGCGGCTGCCGTCTTCTGCCTGGtcttcctgctgctccagtCCCTCCAGCAGCACGTGCCCAAGGAGCTGAAGAGCCCCCCAGGACCCCGAGGCTACCCCATCCTCGGCAACGTGCTGGAGCTGAGGAAGGACACGCACCTGGTCCTGACCAGACTGAGCCAGAAGTATGGGGACGTGATGGAGGTGAGGATCGGCACCCGTCCCGTCCTGGTGCTGAGCGGGTTGGACACCATCAAGCAAGCGCTGGTGAAGCAAGGAGAAGACTTCATGGGGCGCCCGGACCTCCACAGCTTCCAATACATTTCGAACGGCCAGAGCCTGGCCTTCAGCCCCGACTCGGGGGAGGTGTGGAAAGCCCGCAGAAAGCTGGCCCAGAACGCCCTGAAGACCTTCTCCAtcgcccccagccccacgtcctcctccacctgcctgctggaggAGCACGTCTCCAAGGAGGCTGACTACCTGGTCACCAAGTTCCTGCAGCTGATGGATGAGGAGAAGAGCTTTGACCTGAACCGGTACCTGGTGGTTTCTGTGGCCAATGTCATCTGTGCCATCTGCTTTGGCAAGCGTTACGAGCACAACGACCAAGAGCTGCTCAGCTTGGTGAACCTCGGCAATGAATTTGGggatgtggctgctgctggcaaccCTGCAGACTTCATCCCCATGCTACGGTATCTTCCCAGCCGCACCATGCATCTCTTCAAGGACATCAACAGGCGTTTCAGCTTCTTTGTGCAAAAAATTGTCCAGGAGCATTACACCAGCTTTGATAAG GAGCACATCCGGGACATCACGGATTCGCTGATAGAGCACTGCCAGGAGAAGAGCACAGGGGAGGATGCCTGTGTCCTGCTCTCCAACGAGAAGATCATCAGCATTGTCAATGACCTCTTTGGAGCAG GTTTTGACACTGTGACAACTGGCCTATCCTGGAGCCTCATGTATGTTGCCTTGTATCCCAACATCCAGAAGAAGATCCATGAAGAACTAG ACCAGACCATCGGCTGGGAGAGGAGACCGAGGCTGTCGGACCGGGGCATGCTGCCCTACACAGAAGCCTTTATCCTGGAGATGTTCAGGcactcctccttcctgcccttcacCATCCCGCACAG TACAACAAAAGCGACAGTGTTGAATGGCTATTACATCCCCAAGGATACCTGCGTGTTTATCAACCAGTGGCAAGTGAATCACGATGA GACCCTTTGGAAGGACCCTTCAACTTTCAACCCTGAGCGGTTCCTCAATGCTGCAGGGACTGAAATAAGTAGGACAGAGAGTGACAAGGTGATGGCTTTCGGCTTGGGGAAGAGGCGATGCATCGGGGAGTCCATAGGCCGGTGGGAGATCTTCCTCTTCTTGACcaccatgctgcagcagctggagttcAGCCTTCTccctggggaggaggtggaCATCACTCCTCAGTATGGACTGAcaatgaaatacaagaaatgcGAGTGCTTCCAGATTAAGAAGCGTTTCCCCGTGAAGAACTCAGCATAA